In the Magnetospira sp. QH-2 genome, one interval contains:
- a CDS encoding marine proteobacterial sortase target protein yields MPRHPDFHAPHAISHRRRSPLPGILLAMGTVAVLLATAIVSAAARAEMVFQPVVSSPESEEDTPFLVEPTQAPAVATQIQMEIVGPLARTRVRQLFVNPEAQWVEGSYVFPLPEDAAVDSLRMRVDDRIIEGEIKEKEEARRHYETAKRQGKKASLVTQERPNLFTTAVANIPPRGKIAVEIGFQEVIRWTEGRYELRFPATMTPRYIPGRQKVLGEAGNGWGANTDQVPDAERITPPLIHPDAGTNPIGFSIRLNAGQPLAAISSPSHEIVVTAEEEGGAVQVTLKDGQVPADRDFVLHWTPRAADEPAVSLFTETGNDGAHYILAQIHTPTPEALRENLLPREVVFVVDTSGSMEGLSMDGARAALLKALDGLGPRDRFNIIRFSSDSTALFDEARAATPRSLTQARRFVANLSAEGGTEILTALHKALDGRFDAQRVRQIILLTDGAVGNEMEILSHIRRRIGDSRLFTIGIGSAPNSYLMRKGAELGRGTYTFIAEEAQVEQRMDQLFKKLEAPVLADLRAVFSRSARADAWPRNLPDLYAGEPLLLTARLDDVSGGISLGGWQGGLDWSSTIPLDKAVRGQGIARLWARTKIEGLNDQRYEGRASEEIRLDVIDLALTHQLVSDYTSLVAVDQTPSRPQGEDLASRAVPSLPPHGWDLEKLFSTPASAPPSSLPRKAAAPANMMMAQDLFHAQGATAADLRLMVGGLTLLIGAGLLLWGRRARGGWS; encoded by the coding sequence ATGCCACGCCATCCGGATTTCCATGCACCTCACGCCATCAGCCATCGCCGTCGCTCTCCTTTGCCAGGGATCTTGCTTGCCATGGGGACGGTCGCTGTCTTGTTGGCCACCGCTATTGTCTCTGCCGCCGCACGGGCCGAAATGGTCTTTCAGCCGGTTGTCTCGTCGCCGGAAAGCGAGGAGGACACTCCCTTCCTGGTCGAGCCCACCCAGGCTCCAGCTGTCGCCACCCAGATCCAGATGGAGATCGTCGGACCCCTGGCCCGTACCCGGGTGCGGCAGTTGTTTGTCAATCCGGAAGCCCAGTGGGTGGAAGGCAGCTATGTATTTCCGCTGCCCGAGGATGCCGCCGTGGACAGCCTGCGCATGCGGGTGGACGACCGCATCATAGAGGGCGAGATCAAGGAGAAGGAAGAGGCCCGGCGTCACTACGAGACCGCCAAGCGTCAGGGCAAGAAAGCCAGCCTGGTGACCCAGGAGCGCCCCAACCTGTTCACCACCGCCGTGGCCAATATCCCGCCCCGGGGCAAAATCGCGGTGGAGATCGGCTTCCAGGAAGTGATTCGCTGGACCGAGGGACGTTATGAACTGCGCTTTCCCGCCACCATGACCCCACGATATATTCCGGGTCGTCAGAAGGTTCTGGGCGAGGCGGGCAACGGATGGGGCGCCAACACGGATCAAGTGCCCGATGCCGAACGCATCACCCCGCCGCTGATCCATCCCGACGCCGGGACCAATCCCATCGGTTTTTCCATCCGATTAAATGCCGGGCAGCCCTTGGCCGCCATTTCCAGCCCCAGCCATGAGATCGTCGTCACCGCCGAAGAAGAGGGCGGCGCGGTACAAGTGACCCTGAAAGATGGTCAGGTTCCGGCAGATCGGGATTTCGTGCTGCATTGGACCCCCCGCGCGGCGGACGAGCCGGCGGTGTCGTTGTTTACCGAGACCGGTAATGACGGCGCCCACTACATTCTCGCCCAGATCCATACGCCGACTCCGGAAGCACTGCGGGAAAACCTCCTGCCCCGCGAGGTGGTCTTCGTGGTCGATACCTCCGGCTCCATGGAGGGACTGTCCATGGATGGTGCCCGGGCAGCATTGCTTAAGGCGCTGGACGGATTGGGGCCGCGCGACCGCTTCAACATCATCCGCTTTTCCAGCGACTCCACGGCCCTGTTCGACGAAGCCCGGGCCGCGACGCCGCGCAGCCTGACCCAGGCCCGGCGGTTTGTCGCCAATCTGTCGGCAGAGGGCGGCACGGAAATCCTCACGGCCCTGCACAAAGCCCTGGACGGACGTTTCGACGCCCAGCGGGTGCGCCAGATCATCCTGTTGACCGATGGCGCGGTGGGTAACGAGATGGAGATCCTCTCGCACATCCGTCGCCGCATTGGCGACTCGCGCCTGTTCACCATCGGCATCGGCTCGGCGCCCAACAGCTATCTGATGCGCAAGGGCGCCGAACTGGGGCGCGGGACCTATACCTTCATCGCCGAAGAAGCGCAGGTGGAGCAGCGTATGGACCAATTGTTCAAAAAACTCGAAGCGCCGGTTCTAGCCGATCTACGGGCGGTGTTTTCCCGGTCCGCCCGGGCCGATGCCTGGCCTCGCAATCTGCCGGATCTCTATGCCGGAGAGCCCTTGCTGCTTACCGCGCGCCTCGACGACGTCTCGGGCGGGATCAGTCTGGGCGGCTGGCAGGGTGGTCTGGATTGGAGCAGCACGATCCCGTTGGACAAGGCCGTCCGGGGGCAAGGCATTGCTCGCCTGTGGGCACGAACCAAGATCGAAGGCCTGAATGATCAGCGCTACGAGGGACGCGCTTCGGAGGAGATCCGCCTGGACGTGATCGATCTGGCCCTGACCCATCAACTGGTCAGCGACTATACCAGTCTCGTGGCGGTGGATCAGACCCCGTCCCGGCCCCAGGGCGAGGATCTGGCATCTCGCGCCGTGCCCAGCCTGCCACCGCATGGTTGGGACCTGGAAAAACTGTTCAGTACCCCCGCGTCCGCGCCGCCGTCGTCCTTGCCGCGCAAGGCCGCCGCTCCGGCGAATATGATGATGGCCCAGGATCTGTTCCATGCCCAAGGCGCGACGGCGGCGGATCTGCGGCTGATGGTCGGCGGGCTGACCTTGCTGATCGGCGCCGGACTGCTGCTTTGGGGACGGCGCGCAAGGGGAGGCTGGTCATGA
- a CDS encoding pyridoxal phosphate-dependent aminotransferase, translated as MPFIASRLSLIKPSPTIAVSTKAAELKAAGVDVIGLGAGEPDFDTPDHVKEAANAAIAAGKTKYTPPAGTVELRQAISDKHKRDNDLTYTPDMIHVGCGGKQTIYNAIMATVEEGDEVIIPAPYWVSYPDITLLAGGTPVPVACAEENQFKLTPADLEAAITDKSKWLILNSPSNPTGGTYSADELKAIGEVLKKHPHVWVMTDDMYEHLVYDGFEFTTIAQVVPELFDRTLTLNGVSKAWAMTGWRVGWACGPVEIIKAMNKISSQSTTHTASMSQAAAVAALNGPMDFIAPRNEAFIRRRDLVVEMLNDCEGITCLKPEGAFYVYPSIAGCIGKSTADGTKIETDTDFVTALLEAEGVAAVQGEAFGLSPYFRVSYATSDENLKEACTRIKRFCEALS; from the coding sequence ATGCCGTTCATTGCCTCGCGCCTGAGCCTGATCAAGCCCTCGCCGACCATTGCCGTGTCCACCAAAGCCGCCGAACTGAAGGCCGCCGGGGTGGACGTCATCGGCCTGGGTGCCGGAGAGCCGGACTTCGATACGCCGGACCATGTGAAAGAAGCGGCCAACGCCGCCATCGCCGCGGGCAAAACCAAATACACCCCGCCGGCCGGAACCGTGGAGCTGCGCCAGGCGATCAGCGACAAGCACAAGCGCGACAACGATCTGACCTACACGCCCGACATGATCCATGTGGGCTGCGGCGGCAAGCAGACCATCTACAACGCCATCATGGCCACGGTGGAGGAAGGCGACGAGGTGATCATCCCGGCGCCCTATTGGGTGTCCTATCCGGATATCACCCTGCTGGCCGGGGGCACGCCGGTGCCGGTGGCCTGTGCCGAGGAAAATCAGTTCAAGCTGACCCCGGCGGACCTGGAAGCGGCGATCACCGACAAGTCCAAATGGCTGATCCTCAACTCGCCCTCCAACCCCACCGGCGGCACCTATTCCGCCGACGAGTTGAAGGCCATCGGCGAGGTGCTGAAGAAGCATCCCCACGTCTGGGTGATGACCGATGACATGTATGAGCATCTGGTCTATGACGGCTTCGAGTTCACCACCATCGCCCAGGTGGTGCCGGAGTTGTTCGACCGCACCCTGACCCTGAACGGCGTGTCCAAGGCCTGGGCCATGACCGGCTGGCGCGTGGGATGGGCCTGCGGTCCGGTGGAGATCATCAAGGCCATGAACAAGATCTCGTCCCAGAGCACCACCCATACCGCTTCCATGTCCCAAGCGGCTGCCGTGGCCGCCCTGAACGGGCCGATGGACTTCATCGCGCCACGCAACGAGGCCTTCATCCGGCGCCGGGATCTGGTGGTGGAGATGCTCAACGACTGCGAAGGCATCACCTGCCTGAAGCCCGAAGGGGCGTTTTATGTCTATCCGTCCATCGCCGGCTGTATCGGCAAAAGCACGGCGGACGGCACCAAGATCGAAACCGACACCGACTTCGTCACGGCCTTGCTGGAAGCCGAAGGCGTGGCGGCGGTACAGGGCGAGGCCTTCGGTCTGTCGCCCTATTTCCGGGTGTCCTACGCCACCTCGGACGAAAACCTCAAGGAAGCCTGCACCCGCATCAAGCGGTTCTGCGAAGCCCTGAGCTAA
- a CDS encoding Mov34/MPN/PAD-1 family protein encodes MLVLSPEARGVIRDHVETAYPREGCGLLVGRHDPEGRTVVLDVVPTDNHASGDQQDSFEIDPQVHMNLLRTLRGGEATVVGHFHSHPDHPAAPSARDHAMAHDPKMIWVIAAVADGCLVALSAYRLDEGTFKPLELHDAE; translated from the coding sequence GTGTTGGTCCTGTCCCCCGAAGCCCGTGGCGTGATCCGCGACCATGTGGAAACCGCCTATCCCCGCGAAGGCTGCGGCCTGCTGGTGGGGCGCCATGATCCCGAAGGCCGGACGGTGGTGCTCGACGTGGTGCCGACGGACAACCACGCTTCCGGCGATCAACAAGATAGTTTTGAGATTGACCCGCAGGTGCATATGAATTTGCTGCGGACCTTACGCGGTGGCGAGGCCACGGTGGTTGGCCATTTCCATTCCCATCCCGACCATCCCGCCGCCCCATCGGCGCGGGATCACGCCATGGCCCACGATCCGAAAATGATCTGGGTGATTGCCGCCGTGGCCGACGGATGCCTGGTGGCGCTCAGTGCCTATCGCCTGGACGAGGGCACCTTCAAGCCCCTGGAACTGCACGACGCCGAATAG
- a CDS encoding RluA family pseudouridine synthase, translated as MSNEPTTYTVEVPDHKSGERLDRFLAEALPELSRSRLKALIESAAVVKNDAPVSAPSAKIRVGETYEVRVPAAVTAEPQPQAMDLTVVFEDEHLIVLDKPPGLVVHPAAGNLDGTLVNALLAHCGDSLTGIGGVQRPGIVHRIDKDTSGLMVAAKTEASHAGLSAQFAAHSLERAYQAVVWGIPSPRDGKITGNIGRSPRNRKKMAVVARGGKEALTHYHVVRPLGLWASLVECRLETGRTHQIRVHMTEFGHSLIGDPLYGRSPRRLPSTLAEAQKTLGRQALHAFLIGFRHPISGDNLRFESPIPNDINSLICTLEEIH; from the coding sequence ATGAGCAACGAACCCACCACATACACCGTCGAGGTGCCCGACCACAAGAGTGGCGAACGACTGGACCGATTCCTGGCCGAAGCCCTGCCCGAGCTGTCACGCAGCCGTCTCAAGGCGCTGATCGAATCGGCGGCGGTGGTGAAAAATGACGCGCCGGTCAGCGCCCCATCCGCCAAGATTCGCGTTGGCGAAACCTACGAGGTCCGAGTGCCCGCCGCCGTGACCGCCGAGCCGCAGCCCCAGGCCATGGACTTGACCGTGGTGTTCGAAGATGAGCACCTGATCGTCTTGGACAAGCCACCCGGCCTTGTCGTGCACCCGGCGGCGGGCAATCTGGACGGCACCCTGGTCAACGCCTTGCTGGCCCATTGCGGCGACAGCCTCACCGGCATCGGCGGCGTGCAGCGTCCCGGCATCGTCCACAGAATAGACAAGGACACCAGCGGCCTGATGGTCGCCGCCAAGACCGAAGCCAGCCATGCCGGGTTGTCCGCGCAATTTGCCGCCCATAGCCTCGAACGAGCCTACCAGGCCGTGGTCTGGGGCATACCCAGCCCGCGCGACGGCAAAATCACCGGCAATATCGGCCGCAGCCCGCGCAACCGCAAAAAAATGGCCGTGGTGGCCCGGGGCGGCAAGGAGGCCCTGACCCACTATCATGTGGTCAGGCCCCTGGGGCTCTGGGCCAGCCTGGTGGAATGCCGCCTGGAAACCGGGCGCACCCACCAGATTCGCGTCCATATGACTGAATTCGGACACTCGCTGATTGGCGATCCCCTTTATGGCCGCTCGCCGCGGCGATTGCCATCGACCTTGGCCGAAGCTCAAAAGACTCTGGGGCGGCAGGCTCTTCACGCCTTTTTGATCGGGTTTCGGCATCCTATCAGCGGTGATAACCTCCGGTTTGAATCTCCAATACCTAATGATATCAATTCACTAATTTGCACATTAGAAGAAATTCACTAA
- the rpoH gene encoding RNA polymerase sigma factor RpoH yields MAALSIGLDTSPSGNLTRYLQQIRKFPMLKPEEEFMLAKRWQQHEDHKAAEKMITSHLRLVAKIAMGYRGYGLPVGELISEGNVGMMQAVKRFDPDKGFRLATYAMWWIRASIQEYILHSWSLVKMGTTAAQKKLFFNLRKLKGQMQAMEEGDLLPENVTKIADRLNVSETEVINMNRRMASQDHSLNAAVREEGDGEWQDWLVDDTEDQETSLGKREELDERRQLLTQAMTGLNERERHIFEERRLQEAPSTLEDLSKLYGISRERVRQIEVRAFEKVQKAVHNAAVSQRLAIPA; encoded by the coding sequence ATGGCCGCTTTAAGTATAGGTCTCGACACCTCACCGTCTGGCAATCTGACCCGCTATTTGCAGCAGATCCGGAAATTCCCCATGCTCAAGCCCGAAGAGGAATTCATGCTCGCCAAACGTTGGCAGCAGCATGAAGACCACAAGGCCGCCGAAAAGATGATCACCAGCCATCTGCGCCTGGTCGCCAAGATCGCCATGGGCTATCGCGGCTACGGCCTGCCAGTGGGCGAGCTGATCTCCGAAGGCAATGTGGGCATGATGCAAGCGGTGAAGCGCTTCGACCCGGATAAGGGATTCCGCCTGGCAACCTATGCCATGTGGTGGATCCGAGCTTCCATTCAGGAATACATCCTGCACTCCTGGTCGCTGGTCAAGATGGGCACCACCGCGGCTCAGAAAAAACTTTTCTTCAACCTGCGCAAGCTCAAAGGGCAAATGCAGGCCATGGAGGAAGGCGATCTGTTGCCGGAGAACGTCACCAAGATCGCCGACCGGTTGAACGTCTCGGAGACCGAGGTTATCAACATGAACCGCCGCATGGCCAGCCAGGATCATTCCCTGAATGCCGCCGTGCGCGAGGAAGGCGATGGCGAATGGCAGGATTGGCTGGTCGATGACACCGAAGACCAGGAAACCTCCCTTGGCAAGCGCGAGGAACTGGACGAGCGCCGTCAGCTTCTTACCCAGGCCATGACCGGACTCAACGAGCGTGAGCGTCATATTTTCGAGGAGCGCCGTCTGCAAGAGGCCCCCTCGACCCTCGAAGACCTGAGCAAGCTCTATGGCATTTCCCGCGAGCGGGTGCGCCAGATTGAGGTCCGGGCTTTCGAGAAAGTGCAAAAGGCGGTCCATAACGCCGCTGTCAGTCAGCGGCTGGCGATACCCGCCTGA
- the groES gene encoding co-chaperone GroES, whose amino-acid sequence MKFRPLHDRVLVRRVESEEKTAGGIIIPDTAKEKPMEGEVVAVGSGAKSESGTVTALDVKAGDRILFGKWSGTEVKMDGEELLIMKESDIMGIIE is encoded by the coding sequence ATGAAATTCAGGCCGCTGCATGACCGTGTACTGGTTCGTCGCGTCGAGAGCGAGGAAAAGACCGCCGGTGGCATCATCATCCCCGACACCGCCAAGGAAAAGCCGATGGAAGGCGAAGTGGTTGCCGTTGGCTCCGGCGCCAAGTCCGAGAGCGGCACCGTCACGGCGCTGGACGTCAAGGCTGGCGACCGCATCCTGTTTGGCAAGTGGTCCGGCACCGAAGTCAAGATGGACGGCGAAGAGCTGTTGATCATGAAGGAATCCGACATCATGGGCATCATCGAGTAA
- the groL gene encoding chaperonin GroEL (60 kDa chaperone family; promotes refolding of misfolded polypeptides especially under stressful conditions; forms two stacked rings of heptamers to form a barrel-shaped 14mer; ends can be capped by GroES; misfolded proteins enter the barrel where they are refolded when GroES binds) produces MAAKEVKFSTDARTKMLRGVDILADAVKVTLGPKGRNVVIDKSFGAPRITKDGVTVAKEIELADKFENMGAQMVREVASKTNDEAGDGTTTATVLAQAIVREGCKAVAAGMNPMDLKRGVDLAVSAVVEDVKARAKAVSTNEEIAQVGTISANGDTEVGAMIAQAMEKVGNEGVITVEEAKSLTSELDVVEGMQFDRGYTSPYFVTNAEKMTCDLETPYILIHEKKLSSLQPLLPVLETVVQSSRPLMIIAEDIEGEALATLVVNKLRGGLKVCAVKAPGFGDRRKAMLEDLAILTNGQVISEDLGIKLENVTIDMLGTAKKINVTKEDTTIVEGAGEAEAIQARCNQIRAQVEETTSDYDREKLQERLAKLAGGVAVLRVGGATEVEVKEKKDRVDDALHATRAAVEEGVVPGGGTALLYATKALEGMEGDNNDQKVGVNIVRRALQAPLRQIAENSGFDGAVVAGKLLEGTEANLGFNAQAGEYTDLVKAGIIDPTKVVRTALQDAASVAGLLITTEAMVAEKPSDSKGGGDAPGMGGMGDMGGMGGMGGMGF; encoded by the coding sequence ATGGCTGCCAAGGAAGTAAAATTCAGCACCGATGCCCGCACCAAGATGCTGCGCGGCGTCGACATTCTCGCCGACGCGGTGAAGGTGACCCTGGGCCCCAAGGGCCGCAACGTGGTCATCGACAAGTCGTTCGGCGCGCCGCGGATCACCAAGGACGGCGTCACCGTCGCCAAGGAAATCGAGTTGGCCGACAAGTTCGAGAACATGGGCGCCCAGATGGTGCGTGAAGTGGCCTCCAAGACCAACGACGAAGCCGGTGACGGCACCACCACCGCCACCGTGCTGGCCCAGGCCATCGTCCGCGAAGGCTGCAAGGCCGTTGCCGCTGGCATGAACCCGATGGATCTGAAGCGCGGCGTTGATCTGGCGGTCTCCGCCGTGGTCGAGGACGTCAAGGCCCGCGCCAAGGCCGTTTCCACCAACGAGGAAATCGCCCAGGTCGGCACCATCTCCGCCAACGGCGACACCGAAGTCGGTGCCATGATCGCCCAGGCCATGGAAAAGGTCGGCAACGAGGGTGTGATCACCGTCGAGGAAGCCAAAAGCCTGACCTCCGAGCTGGACGTGGTCGAAGGCATGCAGTTCGACCGGGGTTACACCTCGCCGTACTTCGTGACCAACGCCGAGAAGATGACCTGCGATCTGGAAACGCCCTATATCCTGATCCACGAAAAGAAGCTGTCCAGCCTGCAGCCGCTGCTGCCGGTTCTGGAGACCGTGGTTCAGTCTTCCCGTCCGCTGATGATCATCGCCGAGGATATCGAGGGCGAAGCCCTGGCGACCCTGGTGGTCAACAAGCTGCGTGGCGGCCTCAAGGTCTGTGCCGTTAAGGCCCCGGGCTTTGGCGATCGTCGCAAGGCCATGTTGGAAGATCTGGCCATCCTGACCAACGGCCAGGTGATCAGCGAAGATCTGGGCATCAAGCTGGAGAATGTCACCATCGACATGCTCGGCACCGCCAAGAAGATCAATGTCACCAAGGAAGACACCACCATCGTCGAGGGTGCCGGTGAGGCCGAGGCCATTCAGGCTCGCTGCAACCAGATCCGTGCCCAGGTGGAAGAGACCACCTCCGACTATGACCGCGAGAAGCTGCAAGAGCGTCTGGCCAAGCTGGCTGGCGGCGTTGCGGTTCTGCGCGTCGGTGGCGCCACCGAAGTCGAGGTGAAGGAAAAGAAGGATCGCGTCGACGATGCCCTGCACGCCACCCGTGCGGCGGTCGAGGAAGGCGTGGTTCCGGGCGGCGGTACCGCCCTGCTCTATGCCACCAAGGCCCTCGAAGGCATGGAAGGCGATAACAACGACCAAAAGGTCGGCGTCAATATCGTTCGTCGTGCCCTGCAGGCCCCGCTGCGTCAGATCGCCGAGAACTCCGGCTTCGACGGCGCCGTGGTTGCCGGCAAGCTGCTCGAAGGCACCGAAGCCAACCTCGGCTTCAATGCCCAGGCCGGCGAGTACACCGATCTGGTCAAGGCCGGTATCATCGATCCGACCAAGGTGGTGCGCACCGCGTTGCAGGACGCCGCTTCCGTGGCTGGTCTGCTGATCACCACCGAGGCCATGGTTGCCGAGAAGCCTTCCGATAGCAAGGGTGGCGGCGACGCCCCCGGCATGGGTGGCATGGGCGACATGGGCGGCATGGGCGGCATGGGTGGCATGGGCTTCTAA
- a CDS encoding sulfite exporter TauE/SafE family protein — protein sequence MDAFLDSNGLPLADLVPLVAMLAGAGVVAGLIAGLLGVGGGIVVVPVLFHVFGMLDIDPMVRMHAAVGTSLAVIVPTGLSSARAHWRRQAVDTGILRAWGSWIVVGVLLGSAFAARLDGKILTIMFGFLAVIVASRLLFGRPDKAIRDRLPPAPWSQTIAAAIGGLSAMLGIGGGTFSVPVLTICGRPIHRAVGTAAALGLIIALPGAIGFMVAGWSAPGLPPLSLGYVNLLALAAIIPMSVLAAPLGAKLAHRLKAEHLRRAFAIFLFFVAGRMLFGAFM from the coding sequence ATGGACGCCTTTCTCGACTCCAACGGCCTGCCTTTGGCCGACTTGGTACCCTTGGTCGCGATGCTGGCCGGGGCTGGGGTCGTTGCCGGGTTGATCGCCGGTCTGCTGGGGGTGGGCGGCGGCATCGTCGTGGTGCCCGTACTGTTTCACGTATTCGGCATGCTCGACATTGATCCAATGGTGCGCATGCATGCGGCGGTGGGCACCTCGCTGGCGGTCATCGTGCCAACGGGATTGTCCTCCGCCCGCGCCCATTGGCGGCGCCAAGCGGTGGATACCGGCATCCTGCGGGCCTGGGGTTCTTGGATCGTGGTTGGGGTGTTATTGGGGAGCGCCTTCGCAGCCCGGCTGGACGGCAAGATCCTGACCATCATGTTCGGTTTCCTCGCGGTGATTGTCGCCTCGCGGCTGCTGTTCGGACGCCCCGACAAGGCCATACGCGACCGGTTGCCACCCGCCCCCTGGTCGCAAACCATCGCCGCGGCAATTGGTGGGCTATCGGCAATGTTGGGCATTGGCGGCGGCACCTTCAGCGTCCCGGTTCTGACCATTTGTGGGCGGCCCATCCATCGAGCCGTGGGCACGGCAGCGGCGCTTGGCCTGATCATCGCCTTGCCAGGTGCCATCGGATTCATGGTGGCGGGATGGAGCGCTCCCGGGCTACCGCCGCTTTCGCTTGGATATGTCAACCTGCTGGCCCTGGCCGCAATCATTCCCATGTCGGTGTTGGCCGCGCCCTTGGGGGCCAAACTGGCTCACCGTCTGAAAGCCGAGCACCTGCGCCGGGCATTTGCGATCTTTCTGTTTTTCGTCGCCGGACGCATGCTTTTTGGGGCCTTTATGTGA
- the glgA gene encoding glycogen synthase GlgA: MKVLFVTPEAHPLIKTGGLADVAGALPTALAEAGLDVRVMMPAYPEALDGIEGRTSGADLGDPLGFGRTKLVGGYMPDSGVPVWLIDCPPLYNRDGGPYLDTHGNDWPDNHRRFALLSWVAAYVGKVGDERAWIPAVVHAHDWQCGLAPVYLNQWRGPGPATVFTIHNMQYQGIFPKEILPEVGIDPALFTIDGVEFYGQVSFLKAALKFADSITTVSPTYAREIRTEAGGWGLNGLLESRKADLSGILNGADYHIWAPDSDPKLAKPYSRKTVEAGKATCKHDLQERLGLAEDPNAPLFGVVSRMSGQKGLDLLLANMGPLLQAGAQLAILGSGDPAVEDAFRQLAVDHPKTVAVHVGYSESMSHRIQAGADAFLVPSRFEPCGLTQLYAMRYGTLPVARRTGGLADTIVDAESGLGTGFLFDAPTADGLWSALARCLDAYRQPDQWQILRDRAMAQQFDWIRAAEAYKTLYQETISNNQ, translated from the coding sequence ATGAAAGTCCTGTTCGTCACGCCGGAAGCCCATCCGCTGATCAAGACCGGTGGCTTGGCCGATGTGGCCGGAGCCCTACCCACGGCCTTGGCCGAAGCCGGGCTGGACGTGCGCGTGATGATGCCCGCCTATCCCGAGGCCTTGGACGGCATCGAGGGCCGTACCAGCGGCGCCGATCTGGGCGATCCGCTGGGCTTCGGCCGCACCAAGCTGGTCGGAGGATACATGCCCGACAGCGGCGTGCCGGTGTGGCTGATCGATTGTCCGCCCCTTTATAACCGCGACGGCGGCCCCTATTTGGATACCCACGGCAATGACTGGCCGGACAACCACCGCCGATTCGCGCTGTTGTCCTGGGTCGCGGCCTATGTGGGCAAGGTGGGCGACGAGCGAGCCTGGATCCCGGCGGTGGTGCATGCCCATGACTGGCAGTGCGGCCTGGCCCCGGTCTATCTGAACCAATGGCGCGGCCCCGGTCCGGCCACCGTGTTCACCATCCATAACATGCAGTATCAGGGCATATTTCCCAAAGAGATCCTGCCCGAAGTGGGCATTGATCCAGCCTTGTTCACCATTGATGGGGTGGAGTTCTACGGCCAGGTCTCGTTCCTCAAGGCGGCGCTGAAATTCGCCGATAGCATCACCACGGTTAGCCCCACCTATGCGCGGGAAATCCGCACCGAGGCCGGAGGCTGGGGATTGAACGGACTGCTTGAATCCCGCAAGGCCGACCTGAGCGGCATTCTGAACGGCGCCGACTATCACATCTGGGCCCCGGACAGCGATCCAAAACTGGCTAAACCCTATAGCCGCAAGACCGTGGAGGCTGGCAAAGCGACTTGTAAGCACGATCTGCAAGAACGCTTGGGGCTGGCTGAAGATCCCAACGCACCGCTGTTTGGCGTGGTCAGCCGCATGTCGGGCCAAAAGGGGCTTGATTTGTTGCTGGCCAACATGGGGCCGCTGCTGCAAGCCGGTGCCCAACTGGCGATCCTGGGCTCCGGTGATCCGGCGGTGGAAGATGCCTTCCGTCAGTTGGCGGTGGATCATCCAAAAACCGTGGCGGTGCATGTGGGTTACTCGGAATCCATGTCGCACCGGATTCAGGCGGGGGCCGATGCCTTTTTGGTCCCATCCCGCTTCGAGCCCTGTGGTTTGACCCAGCTTTACGCCATGCGTTATGGAACTCTACCGGTGGCCCGCCGTACCGGCGGTCTGGCGGACACCATTGTCGATGCGGAATCGGGCCTCGGAACCGGCTTTTTGTTCGACGCCCCGACCGCCGACGGGCTATGGTCAGCCTTGGCCCGATGTCTGGATGCCTATCGCCAACCCGATCAATGGCAGATACTCCGAGACCGGGCCATGGCCCAGCAGTTCGATTGGATTCGCGCCGCCGAGGCCTACAAGACGCTTTACCAGGAAACGATCAGCAACAATCAATAG